Part of the Candidatus Bathyarchaeia archaeon genome, TTCCTTCTGCCTTACGCATTGGGACTACTGTTCGTTGTGTGCGAGTGTATGCTACACTTGCTTTATAATCCCGACTCCTTATACATGCGGCGCATGTGGAATTTGTTTAGGGCCAGTGGTTGCCTACTGTTTCCTTTGGTGTATTTTTGCTTCTGATGGTTAATTGGAGGATCTAAATTACGACGGGTTCAATGGTGAAATCGCGGGTGTGGGCGGTATATTCACTACATCTCCTGATATTTGGTTTGCTGTCTCTTATAATTGGACCCATTATATGGACTATACTAAAATTTGCAGACTTTTATGTGACAGTTGCTGTGCCTTGGCTTGTCCTCTGGTGTCTCTTCGCTCTTAGTATAGCATTTACAAGAATAGAACTTACAAGCGATGGAATCACTGTTCAACTGCCATTATCCAAGTTTCACTTTAAATACGCGGACATAAGCAGTTTTAACGCAAGAATGGCCAACCGAATCGTATACCTTGGTTTCCCCAACTGGGGTCCAAAAGGCTATTGGATTGTGTTTAAAGGGGGCAACATTCTGGTAGAAAACTTACGGAAATATACAGGTAGGGAGGTTGCCATAAAGGGTGAGGGTATACTAACAGATATAGCCATCCTATTATTGCCAATATTGTTCATTACAACGCTTGAGGCATGCATAGGTTTATATCTACTTGACCCATTACTTCATTCATCTTTGTGGGCAGTAACCAGCAGCGTCACGGTTTTTTATTACACCTTCAAAAGAAGAGCTATATATCTAAGATTCGGTAAGCTTGGGCGTTTTACAAGCTCTTTAATGCTAAGCTTAACAACTGGAATATTAATTTTCTACTTCACGTTAGCCTTATTTTCTGGAGCACATTAATCAGATGAAGGCTAAACCTTAGGTTCAATAATTTATCCTTTAAGACTGATGACGAGGCACATAGTCGTGTAAGAATCAGAATAATAAAAAATACCTGAAATAGGCAAGCTGCAGCATCTTCTCACAAAAAGAGAAATATGTGCGTCTTAAATTTGTTTATAGTGTATAGATTTTTCTAACATTTGAAACGATGATAGGGTTGTCCGATTTCATAACTTCTACTTCTATTAGTGTCTCCTAACAGAACCCACTAGGAGACACTAGTAAGCAAACCCTAACACCCACCAAACTAAAAATGTAACATGCATCTTCGTTTAGTGTATGGAAAGTATTAAATTATTACGGCATAACATTTTGTTTGGTGGGTGTTGTCATGGCTGAAGATTTGTTGAGGCTTGTTGGATACTGTGGCTGTTATTGCGGTTTATGCGGTGTTAGGGTTTGCTTTTCGAAGCATGCAAAGAAGCTTAGGGACACGCTTCAGCAAGAGGGCATGGACTATTGGTATAGATATGTTCCTTCCATGCGGGATACTTTTCCAATTTTCTGGAAATTTCTTGAAGATCTTATAAGGTATGAGTGCTCTTGCAGAACTGGTGGCGGCCCATCCACATGTAAGATAAGGCTATGCGCGAAAAAGAAGGGGGTATCTGTATGCCCGTTCTGTGATCAATATCCATGCACCCTCATCGAGAATTATAACAAGGTTTATCCAACAACCATTGAGGATGGAAAAAGGCTGAAAGAGATAGGCCTTGAAGCTTGGGTTGAAGAGCAAGAAGAGAGGGCTAAGAAGGGGTTCGTATACGCACAAATCAAAATCCAAAGAAAAGACGTGGGATGGGCCTAACCACAAATAACAATATTGTTGTAATCATCATGAATGCCTCCATTTTGGCTTAAAATTTAAAGCCTTTAAAACCGATTTTAATATGAGATGAATAGCGCAAAGAAAATTAAAGGAAAGCCTTAAAGAAGGTTATGAATGGCGTCTTCGCCATAAGAACTAAGTGTGGCGAGTGGGGCAACTGATAGACTCGGCTAGGCCTGTTCCATTAATAGCGTTTCAAACCGATATTAATGGAAAAATTCATAGTTTACTTGCATAAGCCAATATTTTTAAAGGTTTTTCCTCAAGTTTTTAGGAGAGGAGATTGAGGAAAGGAAACGTTTTTCGAAAAGATGGTTTAGTGTTGGTGAGCAAGGTTAAGGCGTTTGAAGACTTGAAAAGTTCTATCAAAAAGGCTGTGGATTTGATTGGTGGTTTTGAGAGATTGGTTTCGGGCGGAGATAAGGTGATTGTTAAGCCGAACTTTAATAGCGATGATCCTTTTCCGGCCTCGAGTGATCCGGAGTTTGTTAAGAATGTGGTCCTTTTACTTTATGAAGCTGGTGCATCTCAGGTGGTCATTGTTGAGAGTTCGGGAATCCCTTGGTTGCCGACAAGGAAAGTATTAGAGAAGACGGGAATGTTGAAGGTCGCACGGGAATGTAACGCTGAAGTGAGAATTCTTGATGAAGGCGAATGGGTTGAAGTTGCCATTGAGGGGAAACGCTGGAAGAAGGTATCCGTGGCCAAAGAAGCCCTTGAAAAGGATGCCAAGTTTGTTTGGCTTCCATGCATGAAAACGCACAGATATGCCAATTTCTCTCTAAGCCTAAAGTTGGCAGTTGGCCTTCTGGATTTTAGGCTTCGTGGAGATTTGCATTCCGCACATATTGAGGAGAAAATAGCCGAACTTAACTTGGCTGTTCATCCAGACCTCATCATAATGGATGGAAGAAAATGCTTTGTAACCGGAGGCCCAGATGTCGGTCGGGTTGAAGAGCCAAACATAATCTTAGCTAGCGGAGATCGCATCGCCATAGATGTTGAAGCAATAAAAGTGATAAAAAGTTTTGAAGGCTCCAGCTTACAATCAGACCCGTGGAGTTACACTCAAATACGACGAGCCGTGGAACATGGAATAGGTGTAAATAGTGAGCATGATTACAGAGTCCTAAGTAACTAAAAGTTGCTGGTTGAGAGCTCCTATCTGCTAGCATGCTTCTAAAATCATAAATAAATTATGGTCGTGTTTTTAATTTGCAATGAAAGTGATAGAAGTATACATTAAAACGGAGGAAAGGCTGCAGCAGCCGCACAGAAAGACATGACTTTTTAAAAATTTATATGTAACAACTAGAATTGGTAAGGTTAGAGCCTTTATCAAAGGTGACAGAACTATACCATTAACACTCATAGGCGAAAAAAGAATAAAGAGAAAGGCATTGCTGATTCAGGCGAACTCAAATATTTGTGACGACATATAACATTAATGGCTGGGCATTCCGTTAATCATCGTTAATGGAATAGATTATGGGGTGGATTTTC contains:
- a CDS encoding DUF362 domain-containing protein: MSKVKAFEDLKSSIKKAVDLIGGFERLVSGGDKVIVKPNFNSDDPFPASSDPEFVKNVVLLLYEAGASQVVIVESSGIPWLPTRKVLEKTGMLKVARECNAEVRILDEGEWVEVAIEGKRWKKVSVAKEALEKDAKFVWLPCMKTHRYANFSLSLKLAVGLLDFRLRGDLHSAHIEEKIAELNLAVHPDLIIMDGRKCFVTGGPDVGRVEEPNIILASGDRIAIDVEAIKVIKSFEGSSLQSDPWSYTQIRRAVEHGIGVNSEHDYRVLSN
- a CDS encoding DUF3795 domain-containing protein → MAEDLLRLVGYCGCYCGLCGVRVCFSKHAKKLRDTLQQEGMDYWYRYVPSMRDTFPIFWKFLEDLIRYECSCRTGGGPSTCKIRLCAKKKGVSVCPFCDQYPCTLIENYNKVYPTTIEDGKRLKEIGLEAWVEEQEERAKKGFVYAQIKIQRKDVGWA